TAGTGTACTTGGTAAATCGAATAAAGCAAGAACCAAGGACACTTGAAATTCTTCTTAATTAGTTTGTTACTTTTGACAGGGTGGAATTTTCTATCCTAAAGTGCGAGTACAATGTGACTTTCAAGGTGGAAAGAGGTGGCCAGGAGGTTTACCGAGGTACGCAGAACAGCTTCGTGGACAACGTGAAGGCCGATGGTTCCATGTACATGTATCGTGTGTACGCAATCAGCGGGACGTTCCAGAGTAGACCGGTTGAGGTTACGGTGACCGCTCACTCACCGTTGGTAGCACCGAAGGTAAACGTTTCTCGTACACCGGAGACGATTATAATAACTGTCGTGCGGCCGGATGTTAGAGACTACAGGGAGAGTTATATCGAAGTCGACGGGAACGTCTACAAGACGGAGGTACTTTCGTTGAAGAACGAGCCCGACAAGGTCTACAAAGTGAAAGCTTATTGGAGTAACACGTCTGGTCAGAAGTCCGAGGCAGCGGAGTTAGTTTTGGAAACTTCACCCAAGCCCCCAATTGTTGAGTACAGAGTTGATGGGGCTAACGTCATATTGAAAATCACGGATCCATCGACGGTAATAAAGGCCGAGAAGTTCGTTGTTATCTACGGTTCAAGAACGATGGAAGTGCTTAAGGGAGAAGCCACGATCCAAATCGATACTTCAAAATCGGTTCACGAGTTCAAGGTTTACAGTGTTTACAAGGATCTCCAATCCTCGCAAACAAGTGTGATGGTTATTCTTAAGAACTGAGGCCGCCAAATTCAAACAATCCCCGCACTTTTTAGTGCGGGGATTGTTTTTTTACTGCGGTTAATGGGAAGGTTTTGCCACGGGTTTTCCGCTACTTTTATTTAATCTTGTGCTTTTTGAAAAACTCGTTGATTATCTTGTCAGCGTCCTTACCTTTTTTGTTTTCTATCAGTGTGATTCTCATGAGTTCCTTCAGGAGTGCGACGCGATTCTTTTCATTTAAGCGCTCACTGGATACGATTATCGTTCCTTCGACGGTGATCGCACCGATGTCGGCCTCAACTTTAGCCAGTGCGTAGAACTCCGACAGGGTATTCGCGAAGGTGAGATTGACTTTCTTTGGCGCTTTCAGCTTGTACTCTTTGAGGAAGAGCTCGAATGTCGTTCCGACCCAGCTGTCGATTTCGTAAATGGCCGAAATGCTTGTGACCTGTTTTTTCTTTGCCCCAAACGCTTCTACCTGGAGGAGGTTGATGAACAAAATAGATAGTACCACAACAGTTAGTGCTTTTCTCATAGTTCTTTTCCTCCTTTCTGTTTAAACACTAATCCTCTGAGGAAAGTTGAGCGAGGTTGACGAGTAAGTTGTACGTAAACCACCCGTCACCGGTAGCAAAGATCTCCCTTTTGGCCGCCGCTGAATCTTTGTGGACTCCTATCCCGTTGCTGTAAGGTTCAAACGCGACAATTTTCTTGAATGGTATTCTGAAGCTTTTGAACTTACCGTGGAAATAAATGTGCTTAGTGGTCACGGCGAGTATTCCGCTATCGACATGTACACGTTTGATTGTTTCAATAGGTGTCGCCTTGAAAGCACCGGTTCTCAAATACACTCCCTTAGCAACGCGAAAACTGACCCCACTGCTTCCCCCGATGTATTCTCGGACGGTGCGATCCTGATAGTAATCGACCTTAGGAAAGACCCAGATCAACTTTTCACTCTTCTGGAAGTTGAACGGTAGTTGACCTTCAACTTTAAGACGCTGTGGTATTTTTCCCTCCATTACCTCCCGCAGGACCACGCCTTTTACTAACTTGTTCCACGCATCATTTCTGTTGAGACTGTTTTGGTCGAGCTTAAAGAAGTCCACAAACCGCTCGATCTTTTCTTGTTCTTCAGCTGAGAGTTCTCCATCGTTCAGGAAATGATCTACGGCCTTTTCGAACGCGGTTATAAGCACGGACTTGATGTCCGAAGCAGTTAGATAACCACCGGGGGCGATGCGATTGATGTCTTTCTCAAGTTCCTCAAATTCTTTTGACGAAGTGCTTTTGGCGATAGTATCCAACGTTACACGTACCAGCTGCTCAAAGGTAAGCTTATGCTTACTTTCGCATTCACGGTGCTTGCTCTTGAAAAGTCCTGCAGGTTTACCACAGTACTTGCAGATGCCCATGTGAATCACCTCGGGATTTACTCGGAGCATTCCCTCAGTCACATTTTCTTGCAATCCTTTTTACCCTCCGCCTTTTACAAGAGAGACGATTCCCCAAACCCCAAGCCCAAGCAGGGTAAGGATTATCCATCCCCACCAAAGTATCGGGAATTCCTCGTGGAAGATCCGAACACGTGCCACAGTTACCGGTAATGCGATTATGTCCATTATACTGAATTTCTCAACGCGTCCCACGGATATCCAGAATTTGCCAGGACCATTAGAAGTAACTTTTAGAACGTATGTGCCAGGTTGAGTGGGAAATTCCTTTTCGTAGTAAATCCACTCGTAAGTATCACCAAACTCCTCGTGGTATAGACGTGGTTCAATAGATGCCGTACTGAAGTGTTCGACAACGTTGCCATTTGGGTCTATTAACTCGAATGTCGGTCTGTAGTTTTTCAGTCTTTCGATGCGTGGAACGGCGAACATAAGGTAAAGTGGTTCTCCGCGCGAGATGATCTTTATCTCCCGCACGCCCGGCTGCTGAATTTCGAAGTAGTGGACCTGTGATACCGAGATGTTCGAGATGACGTGACTTTCAAAGTACGGCACGTGTGCAAAAATGCTTTGTAGGAAAAGCAGACAAACCAAAGCAGAAAAGAAGAAAAAACGCGCTCGCACGCCTAACAACCACTCTCGCATCAGTTCAAATACGATTATACCACCTAAATGCCTTCAACGGTGCGATAATCAATGTTAAAATAGATTCGGTTTACTAACAAAAGTGGGGAGGCTGTTGGTGATGCTCAGGACGAACAAGGATCTAGTTGTTAAGCTTTCGATACTCGTCGAAGTTGCTCATCCGGTAACAAGGATGCCTGTGGTCGACAGCTATGGTAAAGTCTACTACGTGCCGGGAGTTGGGGGAATCACTTACAACTTTGGGCTTGGTGATAACGCATTTTCGATGCACGGAGACCACATTGAACCGGATATTAGTGCGAAGAACTCCAATAAAGACTTGAATCCCACGTGCATGGCGCTTGCGTGCATCGGTAACGAGGCGGTTGTGATTTCCGGAGATGGTAAGGGGATGAGAGGTTACGTTATCGGTAAACATGGTGGTATCGATCACGTTCTTATTTGGATGCCGGAAAAAGACAAACTGGCGATCGGGGATAAGATCCAAATCAAAGCCTGGGGGCAAGGTTTGGAGTTGCTCGACTATCCCGATGTGAGGTTGATGAACATTGATCCGGAACTTTTCGAGAAGATACCGATCGTGGAACACAACGGCAAACTTGAAGTTCCGGTAGCCGCAATCGTTCCGGCGCATCTGACAGGTTCCGGTATCGGTGCTTCAAATCCGGCCGGAACCGACTATGATATGAACACGATGGATATGGACGAGATCAGGAAATACGGGCTGGATAAGGTTCGCATTGGGGATTTGGTGGCCATAAAGGACCATTACAACTCGCACGGTGCGGGAGGTTACAAAGTCGGTGCGATGTCAATTGGTGTTGTAGTGCACTCTAACTGTTATAAAACTGGCCACGGACCTGGGATGGTTGTGATAATGTCGAGTGTTGAGGGGAAGATAGTACCGAGGATCGATGAAAATAGCAATATTAAGAACTACCTTGGTATCTGAGCATCTATCTTGGACGTTACGGTGCCCCTCCGGGGCACCGCTTTTTTCTATCCTTCCACTGTAAAACCACAGTAAATCGGAGAAAATTCTTGATGGGACTCGAAAAACGGAAAATTCCAGCTGTAACTACTATCCATTGGAGAATTCAAACCGTCGCGGAAATTTCAAAAGTTATAGGTCGACGTGCTATAATCTGAAAGGTGATTCAGGTGTAATCTGAAAGGTGATTCAAGTTTTGGTTTTCACATGAACGGTTTGGGAGGCGATTTGAGAATGAAGTACGCAAAGATCATCTCTTCGGGTATGTACGTTCCACAGAGGATTATGACGAACGCGGAGTTTGAGAAACTTACGATGTTCACCATCGACCCGTACTTTTCCGAAACGATCGGTATCAACCACAGACACGTTTCAGAGGATTGGGAAACACCAACGTACATGGCGGCCGAGGCGGCGAAAAAGGCGCTTGAACGAATAGGGATGAAACCCGAGGAAATCGACTTGGTCATCGTGGGTACCGATACGCCCGAGAGTATTTCGCCCCCGGATGCTGCGCGTGTTCAATACCTTATTGGTGCACACAAGGCTGAAGCTATGGCGTTCAACGTGAATGCTTCTTGTGCGAACGGGGCTCTGTTGGTTGATATAGCGGCCAGGTACATAGCTCTTGGAGATTACAGGAATGTACTGGTGATAGGTACCTACGCGATGACGAAGTTCTTGAGCTGGAAGTATTCCTGGGAAGCGCTGTTCAGTGATGGTGCCGGAGCACTCATACTGACGGCATCGGATGAGCCAGGATACATCGGAAGTGTTGCGAGGGCGGATGGTAGCTGGTGGCAGAACTGGGGTATCTACATGGGAGCCGGTACGATGAACCTTCAGGGATTTGAGAGGGGATTGCACAAGCTCGACCTCAGGGCCGCGTATCCGGCTACCGTGAACGAAGAAGGATGGCCGTTGCTGATTAATAAGTTGTTGGATAAGTATAATCTGACCAAGGATGACATAGGTATGATCCTCTTCACCCAGGTTCGCAAGAAGACGATTGAAAAGGTTATGGAAACACTCGGACTTCCTCTTGAAAAAACGCACATGGTCATGCACAAGTACGGTTACACGGGTTCGGCGTGCGTTTACATGGCCTACGACGACGCGTTCGACGAGGGAAAGATAGAGAAGATTAAAGGAAAAGTCCTGATATTCTTAACTTCCGGGGTTGGTTTCCAGCAAGTTGCGACGGCGTTCAGAATCATCTAATGTCGATTGGGAGGATGAGGAAATTTGGAAAGCAGGGCCAGGAGAAGAGTTCCACGACGTGTGGATGGAATAGAGACAAAGAATAGGATTAAGTTGGCCGCTGTTGAACTTTTCAGTAACTCGAATTTCTCGAGTGTGTCCATAAGCCAGATTACTAAAAAGGCTGAGCTGAGTGCTGGGGCGTTCTACCAGTACTACATAAACAAGGAGGAGCTCTTCAGGGAAATTGTGGAGGAGTTCTTCCAGCAACTGGAGGCAAGCATCGTTGGAGATACGTTGAGTAAGAGCGGGGTCAGTTTTCTGGAGTTTTGCAGGAACAACGCTAAGCTGGTCAAGGTTGTGCACCTGAACGAGTACTTTTTCGAGTGGATTCGGAACGAATTCGAGTCGATACTCAGAAAAGTGTCAAAACGGTTCGGACTCACGAGTGTTGGACACTTTTACTTCTGGTCACCTCTCAGATTCGTTGCGGCTTTTTCGGATCTTGTTGAGGCTGAGATCAACAACGAGGAGTTCGTAAGGTTCGTAATGAGCGGTCCTGTTGATGGATGTGTGGAAGACGTACCGCAAAAAGCATTCGATTTTTCTCCGGAAAGGCACGTAATCGAGATAGACGAAAGACGTGAGCAAATCCTTGCAAACGCCGAGACGCTATTTGGGACCTACGGGTACGATAAAACACAGGTCTACGATATTGTCCGAGCGTGCGGTATGGCCGTTGGCACGTTTTACCTTTATTTCAAGAACAAGCTGGAGGTACTCCACGAACTGGTTCGGTGGATAAGCAAGGGTTTGAGGTACAACGTGAAGCTAGCCGTTGAGAAGTGCAGGGACTGTCCGAGGTTGGTCCAGGAAATAGCCGGTCTGTACGCGTTCGTAAAGTTCTTCAAAATGCACTTTAACATGTACAAGATTGTCCGCGAGAGTCAGTCGATCGATGTTGCAATCGCCAGGGAGTACTACGGTTCCATATACCATCCTTACACGGTCGCTTTGAGTAGGGCAATCGAGGAAGGGAAGTTGAAGCCGAAGGTTTCGGAATTAAACCGGGAACGTCTGGTCTCTTACCTTGCACTGATGCTCATGAGCTACGGACATTTCATCGGTGAACGTTTCCTACTCTCGGGTGTCATAGATGAACAGGATAACGGAGAGTTGGAGAATTTTCTCGAGGAGTTGTTTGTGTACATCTGCAAAGGTCTTGAGGACGTGCACAGTTGATCGGAGTTGGTGGTATGCCGCATGTAAGTGTAAATGGAGTACGGATATTTTACGAGCTACGTGGGAATCCCAATTCGAAAGAAGTGGTCGCGTTTTTCAACGGAGTGATAGCTTCCGTAGGAAGTTGGGCTCAGTACGTACCAGTTTTCGAGCATATGGGTTTCAAAATCCTACTTCACGATTTCAAAGGTCAACTACTCTCCGATAAGCCGGCTGGACCGTACACGTTCAAAGAACATGCGGCTGAAGCGAGGGTGTTGATGGAGCAACTCGGAATCGAGTGTGTACATCTGGTTGGAACTTCGTATGGTGGGGAGGTGGCCTTACGCTTTGCCATAGACTACCCGGAAATGGTGAAGACGTTATGTGTAATAGATTCGGCGAGCGAGCTTGACAGGTTGATGATGTCGTTCATCGAAAGTTGGAGGACCCTGGCACTCGATGGCGAACCCGAAAAGTTCTACTGGGGTGTGGTTCCTACACTGTACAGTTCTGAGTACCTTGCAAGGGAATTTGATACGGTGAAGAAACGCGCCGAACTTTTCAAGAATGTATTGCAGGACTATTTCTACGGTCAAGTGCAACTGTACGAAACGTTCCTGACGGACCTGAAACTGACTCCAGAACTCCATAAAATCAAGTGCCCAACTCTTGTGATTTGTGGGGAAAAAGATATCCTGAAGCCCCCGAAGTTTTCGAAGATAATTTCGGATCAAATCGTAGGAAGTGAGTTTGTTATCGTTCCGGATGCTGGACATGTGCTGATATACGAAAAGCCGGAGGTTCTGAAAACACTCCTTGTCGGTTTCATCTTTAAGCACGTCGTCTGAAGTGTTTTGGTTTATGTGGAGGGGATCGGATGGATTTTAAGGAGATTTATAGGCGTAAGGTAGTTGACGTTGAACACGTGCTGTCTGTTCTTCAGGATGGTTGGACCGTTGTTGTCGGTATGACACCAATGGAACCAAAAGTATTCCAGAGGAATTTACACAAGGCAAACGTTCAAAAGCTTGAGGTGTTCACCTGTTTGAACACGGAACCTTACGAGTACTACACCAATCCGGAGTACAGCGAAAGGTTCTACAATTACTCCTGGTTCTTCGGGCCTTTCAACAGGAAGAACTCGAAAAACACGTTCTACGTTCCGAACAACCTCCACCAGGCGGCGACCAATCTTATTGAGACGACGAAGATAAACATCTTCGTGGGTGTAGCATCCCCAATGGACGAGAAGGGATTTCTCACGCTCGGAGCCAGTGTGGTTTACGAAAAGGACGTGTTGGAAAATGCGGACATCGTGGTACTTGAGGTCAATCCCAACGTTCCGCGGACGCACGGTGATACGCAGGTTCATATAACGGAGGTTGATTACATAATCGAGACTGATTATCCACTACCGGAAGTTGAGTTACTCAAGCCCGAAGAAATTGAGAGAAAGATTGCCGAGAACATTATGAACCTTATAGAAGATGGTTCTACAATCCAGCTGGGTATTGGTGGAATCCCGAACGCGGTTGCCCAGTTCTTGAAGGAAAAAAAGGACCTTGGTGTTCACACGGAGATGTTCACCGAAAGTATGATAGACCTCTTCGAAGCCGGTGCGATAACGAACATGAAGAAGACACTTTGGAAGGGTAAATTCGTCTGTACGTTCGCTTACGGAACCAGGAGGATGTACGATTTCGTGAACGATAACCCGGCGGTTCTCTTCTTGCGAGGACGGTACGTGAACGATCCCTATGTGGTCGCGCAAAACGAGAAGATGGTGAGTATAAACACGGCACTGATGGTGGATTTAACCGGAAACGTTTGCTCGGAAGCCATCGGTACAAGCCATTACAGTGGTACCGGAGGACAACTTGATACGCATCGAGGTGCTGTAAAAAGTAAGGGAGGAAAAGGTATCATCGCGCTTCGGTCCACTGCGAAAGAGGGGACTGTATCAACCATCGTCCCCACGTTACCAGCCGGTTCTCCAATAACGGTTCCGCGTCAGGATGTCGATTACGTGGTCACCGAATGGGGTGTTGCACACTTACGGGGACTTTCGGTGAGAAAACGTGCACTTGCATTGATTGAAATTGCGCATCCCGATTTCAGAGAGTATCTGCGTAACGAGGCCGAGAAACTGGGTATAATCTGACCTTTAAACAGGGAGGTGTTGGCGGTATGAAAAAACTTCTGGTGGTTTTGGTAGCTTTGTTGATATTTGCGAGCTTGTTTGCGGAAGTTGGCGTTTATCCAGATAAGATCGTCATCGGGACGTTCCAAGCATTATCGGGGCCGTACGCGATAATCGGTCAAGAAATGACCAAAGGTATGCGGGCCTACTTCAACTGGATCAACAAACGTGGAGGAGTTTATGGCAGGAAGATTGAGCTCATCGTTGCCGACGACCAGCTCAACCCAGCTAAGACCGTTGTCGAAGTCAAAAGGCTCGTCGAACAAGACAAAGTCTTTGCCATCGTCGGTGGACTGGGTACTTACGGTTGTCTGGCGGTTATGGACTACCTTGAGCAGAACAAAGTTCCATTCGTTTACCAAGGTGCTGGAACATCCAAGCTCGTTATCCCGCCGAAAAGGTACATCTTCGGTGTCCAACCGGATTACACGCTTGAGGGCACGTTGATTGCAAAATACGTGACCGAAATTGCGAAATTTAAAGCACCGGCGATTGTGTACATGAACAACGATATCGGACTTGAAGGCTACGCAGCGTTTAAGGAAAAACTTGGGGATTACAAGATGAGCACGGTAGCTGAAGTCTCTTACAACCCGGCGGACACGGACTACAGCGGGTTGGTGGTTAGGTTGCTTGAAAAGAACCCAGACGTCATAGTCATCTACGGTTTGATCACCGATACAGTGAGATGGATTAAGACGATTCGTGATTACGGATTGCAGAGCAAGATCATAACAATTTATCCGAACGCCGATCCGTCGTTCGTACAACTCGCAGGTAAGTACGCCGAGGGTGTCATACTGACTGGTTGGGTTCCACTTGCAACCCCCGATAGGCCTGATTTTGTTAGGGACTACCAGCGCGCCGTTTCGATATTCCAGGAAACGTATCCAAAACAGGCCATGTCCTCCTACGCGGTTGCGGGTTTCATTGCGGCGGAAGTGTTCGTTGAGGGCTTGATAAGAGCCGGAAAGAACCTCACACGGGAAGGCTTGGTAAAAGCACTTGAGAGCTTCAAGAACTGGGATGGTATTCTTGCAAAAGATATAACCTGGGGTCCGAACCTCAGACGTGGTAAGAACTCCATGTACTTCATGACGATCAAGAACGGACAATTCCTCCCGTTGACGGATCTCATCAGACCGTAAAGTTTCCAGTTTGCGCTGGTCTCCGGACCTTCTGTCCGGGACCAGCTTTTCTTTCTCCTCGCATTTTCATCCTTGGAGGTGCTAACGTGCTGAAACTTAATGGTGTCACCGTAAAGTTTTCCGGACTCGTGGCCGTCGATAACTTGAGTATGGAAGTTGAGAGTGGTACTGTCCATTCCCTTATCGGTCCGAACGGAGCGGGAAAGACGACCGTCTTCAACGTCATTTCCGGACTTGTGAAACACGAAGGACGTGTTTATTTGGATGGAGTTGATTTGACCGAGGTGCCTGTTCACAAGAGGGTTGATTATGGCTTGGGAAGGAGTTTTCAGAATGTTATTATTTACAAATACCTCAACGTCCTGAACAACCTCATGCTCGGTTACCATCACCGATTGACGTACGGTTTGTTTGATGAACTGCTGGAAACTCCCAAGTACTCCGCTCTTGAGAGGAAAGCGATGCTCAAGGCTATCGAGGTTGCGGACCTTATTGGTATAAAACCCTTACTCGGTGTCCTTGCGGGAACACTTCCGTACGGGTACCAAAAACTTATCGATATAGCAAGAGCGTTGATGAGCGAACCGAAGATAATCATGCTTGACGAACCGGCAGCTGGTTTGACCGACGCCGAGACCGAAATGCTGAAGGAAAAGATTAGGGTTATAAAAAACCAGGGAATTACGGTGTTTTTGATCGAGCACGACATGCGACTTGTGCTCGATATCTCCGACAAGGTTACGGTGCTAAATCTTGGTAAAAAAATTGCGGAAGGTAAGCCCGAAGAGATAGTGCACCATCCAGAGGTTATCAAGGCTTACCTGGGAACTTCGTATTCAGAGGTGAAATGAAATGTTGAACGGGGATATATACCTTAAGGCTTTGAATGTGTTTTACGGTCCGGTCCACGCGGTAAAAGGAGTGGAGCTGAAAATTGAGGAAGGAAAGATCACAACCATCCTCGGTGCCAACGGTGCCGGAAAGTCTTCCACACTCAAGGCGATCGCTGGTGGTGTTCGTTACAGTGGGAGTATCACCGTTGGCAACGTGCCTATAGATGTTATGCCAGTTCACAGAAGAGTTGCGAACGGTATCGTGCTATGCCCGGAGGGACGTGGAATCTTCTACACGATGACCGTAAAGGAGAACTTACTTGCCGGTGCCTACACACGCAAGCGTGCTAAGTTGGAACTGGCGTTTGAAATCTTCCCGGTTTTAAAGGAGAGGATTAACCAGATAGCCGGAACACTTTCGGGTGGCGAACAGCAGATGCTCGCGATAGCGCGTGCACTCATGGCCGAACCAAGGTATCTTCTACTTGACGAACCTTCGCTCGGACTTGCCCCCGTTGTTATCGAAAAGATTGCCGAGGTAATTCGAGAAATAAACAAACGTGGAATTACCGTAGTCCTGGTCGAGCAGAACACGAGCTTAGCACTCTCGCTGGCTCACAAGGCATACATCCTCGAAAACGGTCGTGTTGCAATTGAAGGGAAGCCCGAGGAGCTGATGCGGAGCGATGTGGTGAGGCAGAAATACCTTGGAGGTGTTTCAAAGTGATCAATCAAGTGCTACTCGGCCTTTCGAACGGTGCGATGTATTCGCTGGTTGCGATTGGACTCGTGATGATGTACAAGGTCAGCGGTGTCATGAATTTTGCTTACGGAAATATGGGAATGTTCGTCACCTACCTGGTATGGTGGTTAACGTCCGTGATTGGGCTCAACCTTTACGTGGGTATTGTGTTGGGGATCGTTTTTGCGGCACTGATGGGAATTGCTGTTGAACGGTTCGGACTTCGACCGATTCGACACCTATCGCACGGCTCAATGCTAATCGTTACGTTCGGTGTTCTTATGATACTCGAGGGTTTGGCTGTGCAGATATGGGGAACCGATTACAAACCGTTTCCGGAGTTGGTCACCGGAGCACCGCTGGTTTTCAAAGGGAATTTCGGGATTATCGTTCTGAGGCGCCAAGACATATTGGTTTTCGCGACTTTGTTGACAATTTCCTTGGCGCTGCTTTTGTTCACAAAGTACACGAAATTCGGCATCGCGGTTCGCGCGGTTTCAGAAAACGAAGAAGTTGCGGGTTACATGGGAATCAATGTGGGAGCCGTTCTATCTTTCTCCTGGGCCTTTGGCGTTTCGATGGCCGCACTCGTGGGATTTATATCGGCACCGAAGGTATTTGTGTCACCACTCATGCTCCTGTTCTACCAAATCCAAGGATTCACAGCGGCAGTTTTGGGCGGTTTCGAGACGTTCACGGGGGCGGTCTTTGGGGGGTTGATACTCGGAGTTCTGGAGAAACTCGTTGAGCGATACATTTCCGAAGGGTTTAAGGCGACTTTTTCGTTGGCGATTATCATAATCGTGCTGATGTTCTTCCCTAAGGGATTATTTGGCAAGAGTTTAAGGAGGCGAGTGTGATGGTCTGGGTCGTACTTGCCGTTCTACCATTCCTACTAATCAAAAACGCTTTCGTGATAACTATACTCACGCTCGTTGGTATCTACGCGCTCGCTTCCCTGGGACTGAATATTATCATGGGTTATGCCGGTCAAATTTCGATTGGTCATGCGGCCTTCATGAGTATTGGAGCCTACACTTCCACGCTCCTGGTGATGAACTATAACGTACCGGTCACCATCGGAGTGCTCGCCGGTGGACTACTTGCGTTCCTATTCGGCTTGTTGATAGGCTTTCCCGCGTTGAGACTTTCTGGATTCTACCTCGCCATAGCGACAATGGGATTTGTCGTTGCTGTTGAGCAATTGGTAGGTGCGCTTGACAGTATCACCGGCGGTCATGCAGGGATTCGCGGAATCAAATTTCCATACTTGTTCAATTCGGATGTCGAGAAGTACCTTCTCGTTCTGGCATTCCTCTATATCTCGTACGTAGCAGCTCAACGATTCGTGAATTCCAAAACCGGTCGCGCATGGATGGCCGTACGTGAGAACGAAACCGTGGCGTCTGTCGTTGGTGTAAACCCCGCGAAATACAAGCTCCTGGCGTTTGCTTTCGGTTCGATGCTCGCGGGTTTTGCCGGTGCACTTTACGCACATGTGACCGGTTTTATCGCACCGAGTGTTTTTGGACTTGGAAAGTCGCTGGATCTTTTGGCAATCTCGGTGATTGGCGGTATGGCATCGCTTGACGGTCCGTTTTATGGGGCACTTGTATATGAGGCGTTACCGTTTTTTTTCAGCAGAACAAACTTATCACTCTCAATCGTGTTTGGAGCTATACTGATTTTCGTGGTTCTCTTCATGCCGCTGGGAATTAGTTTTTACATTTCGCAGCTAAGATTCAATTATCTGAACGCGATCATCGCGTTTCTGAAAAAATCCAGAAGACCTTACGGAAAATTCCTCGACACTAAATTCGGAAAGATACACTATGTTCAGTACGGTCAGGGAAAGACACCGATCGTTCTGTTGCATGGAAACTTTGCGTCCGCAAGATTCTTCGAGCCGTTCCTTAGACTTTTGCCCAATGGATTCACCGCGTACGCGTTTGATCTTCCGAACTTCGGATTTTCCGACAGGATGGCGGGAGTAACCATTGACAAGTACGCCGAAGTCGTCGACGAATTTGTTAATAAGCTTGGACTTGAGAAATTCATACTACTCGGTCACTCGCTCGGTGGTTCGGTGGCTATCGCTTATGCAACAAAGCATCAAGACAGACTTCTCAAACTCGTCCTTGTGGATCCAGGGCCAATCGACGGCCTGTATGTACCGGATGAGGGAATTA
This portion of the Fervidobacterium thailandense genome encodes:
- a CDS encoding DUF4438 domain-containing protein yields the protein MLRTNKDLVVKLSILVEVAHPVTRMPVVDSYGKVYYVPGVGGITYNFGLGDNAFSMHGDHIEPDISAKNSNKDLNPTCMALACIGNEAVVISGDGKGMRGYVIGKHGGIDHVLIWMPEKDKLAIGDKIQIKAWGQGLELLDYPDVRLMNIDPELFEKIPIVEHNGKLEVPVAAIVPAHLTGSGIGASNPAGTDYDMNTMDMDEIRKYGLDKVRIGDLVAIKDHYNSHGAGGYKVGAMSIGVVVHSNCYKTGHGPGMVVIMSSVEGKIVPRIDENSNIKNYLGI
- a CDS encoding 3-oxoacyl-ACP synthase III family protein; translation: MKYAKIISSGMYVPQRIMTNAEFEKLTMFTIDPYFSETIGINHRHVSEDWETPTYMAAEAAKKALERIGMKPEEIDLVIVGTDTPESISPPDAARVQYLIGAHKAEAMAFNVNASCANGALLVDIAARYIALGDYRNVLVIGTYAMTKFLSWKYSWEALFSDGAGALILTASDEPGYIGSVARADGSWWQNWGIYMGAGTMNLQGFERGLHKLDLRAAYPATVNEEGWPLLINKLLDKYNLTKDDIGMILFTQVRKKTIEKVMETLGLPLEKTHMVMHKYGYTGSACVYMAYDDAFDEGKIEKIKGKVLIFLTSGVGFQQVATAFRII
- a CDS encoding TetR/AcrR family transcriptional regulator, which gives rise to MESRARRRVPRRVDGIETKNRIKLAAVELFSNSNFSSVSISQITKKAELSAGAFYQYYINKEELFREIVEEFFQQLEASIVGDTLSKSGVSFLEFCRNNAKLVKVVHLNEYFFEWIRNEFESILRKVSKRFGLTSVGHFYFWSPLRFVAAFSDLVEAEINNEEFVRFVMSGPVDGCVEDVPQKAFDFSPERHVIEIDERREQILANAETLFGTYGYDKTQVYDIVRACGMAVGTFYLYFKNKLEVLHELVRWISKGLRYNVKLAVEKCRDCPRLVQEIAGLYAFVKFFKMHFNMYKIVRESQSIDVAIAREYYGSIYHPYTVALSRAIEEGKLKPKVSELNRERLVSYLALMLMSYGHFIGERFLLSGVIDEQDNGELENFLEELFVYICKGLEDVHS
- a CDS encoding alpha/beta fold hydrolase; translation: MPHVSVNGVRIFYELRGNPNSKEVVAFFNGVIASVGSWAQYVPVFEHMGFKILLHDFKGQLLSDKPAGPYTFKEHAAEARVLMEQLGIECVHLVGTSYGGEVALRFAIDYPEMVKTLCVIDSASELDRLMMSFIESWRTLALDGEPEKFYWGVVPTLYSSEYLAREFDTVKKRAELFKNVLQDYFYGQVQLYETFLTDLKLTPELHKIKCPTLVICGEKDILKPPKFSKIISDQIVGSEFVIVPDAGHVLIYEKPEVLKTLLVGFIFKHVV
- a CDS encoding acetyl-CoA hydrolase/transferase family protein — protein: MDFKEIYRRKVVDVEHVLSVLQDGWTVVVGMTPMEPKVFQRNLHKANVQKLEVFTCLNTEPYEYYTNPEYSERFYNYSWFFGPFNRKNSKNTFYVPNNLHQAATNLIETTKINIFVGVASPMDEKGFLTLGASVVYEKDVLENADIVVLEVNPNVPRTHGDTQVHITEVDYIIETDYPLPEVELLKPEEIERKIAENIMNLIEDGSTIQLGIGGIPNAVAQFLKEKKDLGVHTEMFTESMIDLFEAGAITNMKKTLWKGKFVCTFAYGTRRMYDFVNDNPAVLFLRGRYVNDPYVVAQNEKMVSINTALMVDLTGNVCSEAIGTSHYSGTGGQLDTHRGAVKSKGGKGIIALRSTAKEGTVSTIVPTLPAGSPITVPRQDVDYVVTEWGVAHLRGLSVRKRALALIEIAHPDFREYLRNEAEKLGII
- a CDS encoding ABC transporter substrate-binding protein, translated to MKKLLVVLVALLIFASLFAEVGVYPDKIVIGTFQALSGPYAIIGQEMTKGMRAYFNWINKRGGVYGRKIELIVADDQLNPAKTVVEVKRLVEQDKVFAIVGGLGTYGCLAVMDYLEQNKVPFVYQGAGTSKLVIPPKRYIFGVQPDYTLEGTLIAKYVTEIAKFKAPAIVYMNNDIGLEGYAAFKEKLGDYKMSTVAEVSYNPADTDYSGLVVRLLEKNPDVIVIYGLITDTVRWIKTIRDYGLQSKIITIYPNADPSFVQLAGKYAEGVILTGWVPLATPDRPDFVRDYQRAVSIFQETYPKQAMSSYAVAGFIAAEVFVEGLIRAGKNLTREGLVKALESFKNWDGILAKDITWGPNLRRGKNSMYFMTIKNGQFLPLTDLIRP
- a CDS encoding ABC transporter ATP-binding protein; the protein is MLKLNGVTVKFSGLVAVDNLSMEVESGTVHSLIGPNGAGKTTVFNVISGLVKHEGRVYLDGVDLTEVPVHKRVDYGLGRSFQNVIIYKYLNVLNNLMLGYHHRLTYGLFDELLETPKYSALERKAMLKAIEVADLIGIKPLLGVLAGTLPYGYQKLIDIARALMSEPKIIMLDEPAAGLTDAETEMLKEKIRVIKNQGITVFLIEHDMRLVLDISDKVTVLNLGKKIAEGKPEEIVHHPEVIKAYLGTSYSEVK